The Algoriphagus sp. TR-M9 genome has a window encoding:
- a CDS encoding molecular chaperone DnaJ, whose protein sequence is MNKKTTYSLLLILCFMLVLPNLSKAQLGPNLGQMDHWMKGAKAAIERNDYETANGIFRNMIDSGQQLPEEMPYYFAETLYHLKQYDNASNFVNKYLELSGFKGQNYQGAQELQEKLAGPLQEIQECQLCDRRGYRYQNCFTCDGKRQVEQDCHYCKAKGIVGCSRCSGSGMITKVNIFNIVEYFECERCAGKGRLTCPVCEGSLKEVSSCRTCGGSGKLSSEALCDHLEEAHEH, encoded by the coding sequence GTGAACAAGAAAACTACCTACAGCCTCCTGCTTATCCTTTGCTTCATGTTGGTTTTGCCAAACTTATCTAAGGCGCAGCTAGGCCCTAATCTTGGCCAAATGGATCATTGGATGAAAGGCGCCAAAGCAGCTATTGAAAGAAATGACTACGAGACAGCAAATGGAATCTTCCGAAATATGATAGATTCCGGTCAGCAGTTGCCAGAAGAAATGCCTTATTACTTTGCTGAAACACTCTACCACCTGAAGCAATATGACAACGCATCCAATTTTGTAAACAAATACCTAGAGCTAAGCGGCTTTAAAGGTCAAAACTATCAAGGTGCACAGGAACTGCAGGAAAAACTGGCAGGTCCACTTCAGGAGATCCAGGAGTGTCAGCTCTGTGATCGCCGAGGCTATAGATACCAGAATTGTTTTACCTGTGACGGAAAGAGACAAGTGGAGCAGGATTGTCATTACTGCAAAGCCAAAGGCATAGTAGGTTGTAGCCGATGCAGTGGTTCAGGCATGATCACCAAGGTAAACATCTTTAATATCGTGGAATACTTTGAATGTGAACGCTGCGCAGGAAAAGGAAGATTGACCTGTCCGGTCTGTGAAGGGAGCCTAAAGGAAGTAAGCTCCTGCCGAACCTGCGGGGGAAGTGGCAAACTTTCGTCAGAAGCGCTTTGCGATCATCTGGAAGAAGCGCATGAACATTAA
- a CDS encoding tetratricopeptide repeat protein, with protein MKTSIKAFLACLIYISLWSCSEKKTSTGDVYFNQGEYAKAADEYSEDLKYNPNDVRMLYNRGRALEEQGDLEAAKADYQKALETEPNNFQVLLSLANVNYNQQNYTNALLYSNQAADISGAPAMASFMKARALQKIGKTEEALKAYGNAIAVDKEFGQAYFNRGLLKIAMKNIAGACEDFQLASALEYEGSEEALAKYCK; from the coding sequence ATGAAAACTAGTATCAAAGCTTTTTTGGCTTGCTTAATCTACATTTCCCTCTGGTCTTGTTCGGAAAAGAAAACCAGTACAGGAGATGTATATTTCAATCAAGGCGAATACGCCAAAGCAGCTGATGAATATTCTGAAGATTTAAAGTATAACCCCAACGATGTGCGTATGCTCTACAATAGAGGCAGAGCGCTGGAAGAGCAAGGTGATCTGGAAGCAGCTAAGGCTGACTATCAGAAAGCCTTAGAGACAGAACCTAATAACTTTCAGGTACTCCTCAGCTTGGCCAATGTAAACTATAATCAGCAGAACTATACCAATGCCCTGCTTTATTCTAATCAGGCAGCTGATATATCAGGAGCGCCGGCAATGGCTTCATTTATGAAAGCCAGGGCACTTCAGAAAATCGGAAAAACTGAGGAAGCACTCAAAGCTTATGGCAATGCTATTGCAGTAGACAAGGAGTTTGGGCAAGCTTACTTTAACAGAGGTTTATTAAAAATAGCTATGAAAAATATAGCTGGGGCTTGTGAGGATTTTCAATTGGCTTCTGCCCTCGAATACGAAGGTTCAGAAGAAGCACTGGCTAAGTATTGCAAATAA
- a CDS encoding 2,3,4,5-tetrahydropyridine-2,6-dicarboxylate N-succinyltransferase, producing MELKTIIEQAWENRELLKEDNTQQAIRAVIADLDEGKIRVAEPTEDGNWKVNDWVKKAVILYFPIQKMETIEVGPFEFHDKMALKSDYAAKGVRVVPHAVARYGAYLASGVVMMPSYVNIGAYVAGGTMVDTWATVGSCAQIGKDVHLSGGVGIGGVLEPIQAAPVIIEDGAFIGSRAIIVEGVRIGKQAVIGAGVTLTASSKIIDVTGAEPKEYKGYVPERSVVIPGSISKNFPAGTFQVPCALIIGQRKASTDLKTSLNDALRENNVAV from the coding sequence ATGGAACTGAAAACAATCATTGAGCAGGCTTGGGAAAACCGAGAACTTTTAAAAGAAGATAACACCCAGCAGGCCATTAGAGCTGTAATCGCCGACTTAGATGAAGGTAAAATCCGAGTTGCTGAACCTACCGAGGACGGAAATTGGAAAGTAAATGACTGGGTGAAAAAGGCGGTAATCCTGTATTTCCCCATCCAAAAAATGGAAACCATAGAGGTAGGTCCTTTTGAGTTCCATGATAAAATGGCATTAAAAAGCGATTATGCTGCTAAAGGTGTGCGTGTAGTACCTCATGCAGTGGCTCGCTACGGGGCTTACCTGGCGTCTGGAGTAGTGATGATGCCAAGTTATGTTAATATTGGTGCTTATGTAGCAGGTGGCACGATGGTTGACACTTGGGCTACTGTCGGTTCTTGTGCGCAGATCGGCAAAGATGTTCATTTGAGTGGTGGAGTAGGGATTGGAGGAGTTTTAGAGCCTATTCAGGCAGCTCCGGTGATCATTGAAGATGGAGCATTCATAGGATCCAGAGCGATTATAGTAGAAGGCGTCAGAATAGGTAAGCAAGCGGTGATAGGAGCAGGAGTGACTTTGACTGCTAGTTCCAAAATCATAGATGTAACCGGAGCTGAGCCCAAAGAATATAAAGGATACGTACCAGAAAGATCGGTAGTGATTCCAGGGTCCATCTCTAAAAATTTTCCTGCTGGTACCTTCCAGGTGCCCTGCGCTTTGATCATCGGTCAAAGAAAAGCCTCTACTGATCTCAAAACATCACTGAATGATGCGCTCAGAGAAAATAATGTAGCAGTCTAA
- a CDS encoding glycosyltransferase yields the protein MGFSQKPVENCEGEIHYASLARTQSTWARLYAQLRFLKILLKVRPKILIVCTYEFLPIACFFKRKIGYALLYDVQENYIKNLDLNPELTETKKSKAKALIREAEQISGVDLYLLAEKCYQIEMPEKKPFLVLENKFSGKIHVKSPINIGGQSSFRFLLSGTITPAFGCLEAVKWFKEIAAKFPNSSLEILGHVTLPKFKNELEKACLNHSNIHLNIQENPVDHSRILEAMKQADFALLPYQNHAAIRDKMPTKLFESAALGVPVLISPNPIWEDFLADFSGGFSVDFSNPSSAIATFEAALSMEYFTQIPSDSILWDSQKKKFIQAIASL from the coding sequence ATGGGATTTTCACAAAAACCCGTTGAAAATTGTGAAGGTGAAATCCATTATGCTTCCCTAGCCCGTACCCAATCAACCTGGGCAAGACTATACGCACAGCTGAGATTTTTGAAAATTTTACTCAAAGTGAGACCAAAAATCCTCATCGTATGTACCTACGAGTTTCTTCCTATAGCCTGCTTTTTTAAGCGGAAAATCGGGTATGCTTTACTTTACGATGTGCAGGAAAACTACATCAAAAACCTGGATCTGAATCCGGAATTGACAGAAACCAAAAAGTCAAAAGCAAAGGCATTAATCCGAGAAGCTGAGCAAATCTCTGGGGTAGATTTATACCTTTTGGCAGAAAAATGTTATCAAATAGAAATGCCAGAGAAGAAGCCTTTTTTGGTTCTGGAAAATAAATTCTCTGGAAAAATCCATGTGAAATCTCCTATCAATATTGGTGGGCAAAGCAGTTTTAGATTCTTACTATCGGGTACTATTACTCCAGCATTTGGCTGTCTGGAAGCTGTAAAATGGTTCAAAGAAATTGCTGCAAAATTCCCAAATTCCAGCCTGGAAATACTGGGACATGTCACCCTGCCCAAGTTTAAAAATGAGCTCGAAAAAGCCTGCTTAAACCACTCCAATATTCATTTGAATATTCAGGAAAATCCAGTGGACCATTCGAGGATTTTGGAGGCGATGAAGCAGGCAGATTTTGCACTTTTGCCTTATCAAAATCATGCAGCGATCCGGGACAAAATGCCCACAAAACTATTTGAATCTGCAGCGCTGGGAGTGCCGGTTTTGATTAGTCCAAATCCAATTTGGGAGGATTTTTTAGCTGATTTTTCTGGTGGGTTTTCTGTGGATTTTTCTAATCCAAGTAGTGCTATTGCAACTTTCGAAGCTGCCTTAAGCATGGAATATTTTACCCAAATTCCATCAGATAGCATACTCTGGGATTCTCAGAAAAAAAAATTTATTCAAGCTATAGCTTCTCTTTAA
- a CDS encoding metal-dependent transcriptional regulator translates to MTLTTAEENYLKAIYHLSEGGTKSVSTNDVAAEMKTKPASVSDMLRKLGDKAVIEYRKYYGVNITEEGKKRALQTIRKHRLWEVFLVDKLQFAWDEVHEVAEELEHIQSPLLIQRLDAFLNYPKFDPHGDPIPDEYGDVRARPRLALIEMDIDQSGQIVAVKDSSAAFLKYLDKVGAYIGARIKILDKVEFDGSMEILVDQKKTLFMSKDVAANILAIQS, encoded by the coding sequence ATGACGCTTACCACAGCTGAGGAGAATTACCTCAAAGCCATCTACCATCTATCAGAGGGCGGAACCAAAAGTGTATCCACAAACGACGTGGCCGCGGAGATGAAAACCAAGCCCGCCTCAGTCTCGGACATGCTCCGCAAACTAGGAGACAAAGCCGTGATCGAGTACAGAAAATACTATGGGGTAAACATCACTGAAGAGGGCAAAAAAAGAGCACTTCAGACCATCCGAAAACATAGGCTTTGGGAAGTGTTTTTGGTGGACAAATTACAGTTTGCATGGGACGAGGTCCATGAGGTGGCAGAAGAGCTGGAACACATTCAATCTCCCCTACTCATCCAGCGTCTTGATGCGTTTTTGAACTATCCGAAATTTGACCCACACGGTGATCCGATTCCCGATGAATATGGTGACGTGAGAGCCAGACCTAGATTGGCTTTGATCGAAATGGACATTGACCAATCTGGCCAGATCGTGGCAGTAAAAGACAGCTCGGCGGCCTTCCTAAAATACCTCGATAAAGTAGGCGCTTACATCGGAGCCCGAATCAAAATATTGGATAAAGTCGAGTTTGATGGATCCATGGAAATTCTCGTGGATCAGAAAAAAACACTCTTCATGTCCAAGGATGTCGCAGCAAATATTCTGGCTATTCAATCATGA